One region of Salvia miltiorrhiza cultivar Shanhuang (shh) chromosome 3, IMPLAD_Smil_shh, whole genome shotgun sequence genomic DNA includes:
- the LOC131018320 gene encoding glutathione S-transferase T3-like, translating into MDPRNFFEDSQNFSNSQDYYPNLDNIDSQVFGSGSNPQFPYDLTRENSTPENIHPTNTNTSSGPKGWNDQEDLALMYAWCTCSSDPIVGTNQNKATLWKRIQAMYEESRADNSRLMGEKRSIESLRNRYKRLNANVTKWVGAYEEAYARKSSGMSDADIEKEAQIFYGTTKFTHYEVFEKVMRHHPNWELKLGTERTRARAVDDEDDVDEDRGSSKKSRTTEEDENPNNSTSETPVSETSTIRRPAGRDKAKAKRKGKAKMSQQSIISEDFTAELQALRIVREKETDAINRMGEIRMQSTLMMSKWNVLNTLLGKNNLSPQEESMKNRLMAELFP; encoded by the coding sequence ATGGATCCTAGAAATTTTTTTGAGGATTCTCAAAATTTCTCAAACTCGCAAGATTATTATCCTAATCTTGATAATATTGATAGCCAAGTTTTTGGATCTGGTTCAAACCCTCAATTTCCATATGATCTCACTCGTGAAAATTCCACTCCAGAAAATATCCACCccacaaacacaaacacctCCAGCGGTCCGAAAGGTTGGAATGATCAAGAAGATTTGGCGCTCATGTATGCTTGGTGTACTTGTAGCTCGGATCCAATTGTTGGCACTAATCAAAATAAGGCCACTTTATGGAAACGCATTCAAGCAATGTATGAAGAATCTCGGGCTGACAACTCGCGATTAATGGGAGAGAAAAGAAGCATAGAGTCATTGAGAAATCGTTACAAGAGGTTGAATGCGAATGTAACTAAGTGGGTGGGTGCATATGAGGAAGCATATGCTAGAAAAAGTAGCGGCATGTCTGATGCAGATATTGAGAAGGAAGCACAAATTTTTTATGGAACAACTAAGTTTACGCACTATGAGGTTTTTGAAAAAGTCATGCGTCATCATCCGAATTGGGAGCTGAAGTTGGGCACTGAGCGTACGCGTGCCCGTGcagttgatgatgaagatgatgttGACGAAGATCGTGGCAGTTCCAAAAAATCAAGAACCACCGAGGAAGATGAGAATCCAAACAACTCCACCTCTGAAACTCCTGTAAGTGAAACTTCAACAATCCGTCGTCCTGCTGGTAGAGATAAAGCAAAAgcaaaaaggaaaggaaaagcTAAAATGTCACAACAGTCGATTATTTCTGAGGATTTTACTGCAGAACTTCAAGCCCTGAGGATCGTACGTGAGAAGGAAACTGATGCAATTAACAGAATGGGAGAAATTAGGATGCAATCCACTTTGATGATGTCAAAATGGAATGTGCTTAACACGTTGCTGGGTAAAAATAACTTATCTCCTCAAGAAGAGTCCATGAAAAATCGACTTATGGCAGAATTATTTCCATAA
- the LOC131017576 gene encoding GDSL esterase/lipase At5g33370-like — protein sequence MARLMKNPRICAIFFLILVLGDLSSNAEAKAFFVFGDSLVDNGNNNYLATTARADSPPYGIDYPSHRPTGRFSNGLNIPDIISETNGWEATLPYLSPELTGQKLLVGANFASAGVGVLNDTGIQFVNIIRIYQQLNYFKQYQQRLSQIIGQQETKRLVKESLVLITLGGNDFVNNYYLVPFSIRSQQYSLEDYVPYVISEYKKVLQRLYELGPRRVLVTGTGPLGCVPAELAQHSRNGECAGELMRAASLFNPQLVQMINELNNEVGGNVFIAANTNQMHLDFISNPQQFGFVTSKIACCGQGPYNGLGLCTPLSNLCPNRDLYVFWDPFHPSERANRIIVRQILTGSNTYMHPMNLSTILAMDSRA from the exons ATGGCTAGGTTGATGAAGAATCCAAGAATTTGTGCTATTTTCTTTCTCATTTTGGTATTGGGGGATTTGAGCTCCAATGCAGAAGCTAAGGCATTCTTTGTGTTTGGAGACTCATTGGTGGATAATGGCAACAACAACTACTTGGCCACCACTGCGAGGGCGGACTCGCCGCCCTACGGCATCGACTACCCGTCGCACCGCCCCACCGGCCGCTTCTCCAACGGCCTCAACATTCCCGATATCATCA GTGAAACAAATGGATGGGAAGCAACATTGCCATACCTGAGCCCAGAGCTTACTGGGCAGAAATTGCTGGTTGGTGCCAACTTTGCTTCTGCTGGAGTTGGAGTATTAAATGACACTGGAATCCAATTT GTGAAcattattagaatatatcaacaACTGAACTACTTCAAACAGTACCAGCAGAGATTGAGTCAAATCATTGGGCAACAAGAGACTAAAAGACTTGTGAAGGAATCACTAGTCTTGATTACTTTAGGTGGAAATGATTTTGTCAACAACTATTATTTGGTGCCTTTCTCCATCAGGTCTCAGCAGTATTCCCTTGAAGACTATGTGCCATATGTCATTTCCGAATACAAAAAAGTCTTGCAG AGGTTGTACGAACTCGGGCCCCGACGGGTTCTGGTGACGGGGACCGGGCCGTTGGGATGTGTCCCGGCAGAATTGGCCCAACACAGCAGGAATGGGGAATGTGCTGGTGAATTGATGAGGGCTGCATCACTTTTCAACCCTCAATTGGTTCAAATGATTAATGAACTCAACAACGAAGTTGGTGGGAATGTGTTCATTGCAGCCAACACCAATCAAATGCATCTCGACTTCATCTCCAACCCTCAACAATTTG GATTTGTAACCTCAAAGATAGCATGTTGCGGACAAGGTCCGTACAACGGGTTGGGTCTCTGCACGCCGCTCTCAAACCTCTGTCCGAACCGAGATCTATACGTATTTTGGGATCCGTTCCACCCGTCTGAACGAGCCAACAGAATAATAGTCCGACAAATCTTGACCGGATCCAACACCTACATGCACCCAATGAACCTTAGCACGATCTTGGCTATGGATTCACGGGCCTAA
- the LOC131018321 gene encoding uncharacterized protein LOC131018321, with amino-acid sequence MTSNENFDDSSPSFDPFDFTEFDEMHENHVLQNRRIDSMIDDVAFQIPTLSLQPTNNTDRAPRRFIERRREQGHQGVFEQYFSDEPIYTPEVFRKRFRMRKPLFERIMNKLVATDSFFQQKRDATGHLGMSSIQKCTAAMRVLAYGTGADLHDEYIRMSAQTIRKSVEKFVQGVVHNFGGEYLRRPTEEDLACLLYVGAQRGFPGMLGSIDCMHWEWKNCPTAWAGQYTGRSGKTTIILKAVASQDLWIWHAFFGTPGSRNDINVLHQSPVFKDILEGRAPKVSYVVNGHEKDMGYYLTDGIYPSWAAFVKSVNGPQTRKHQLFAQHQEAARKDVERAFGVLQARFNFIKRPCLMWDRDMMGKVMLACIIMHNMIVEDERHTYLNYCDPTEFMEVRRFNSQSEDVEANDDPNFEFSTERIASLASYMRNRTQLRNREAHNALKNDLIEHIWQKFGDDN; translated from the coding sequence ATGACATCAAATGAAAACTTTGATGATTCCAGTCCTAGCTTTGATCCTTTTGATTTCACCGAATTTGATGAAATGCATGAAAACCATGTATTGCAAAATCGACGCATTGACTCCATGATCGATGATGTGGCTTTTCAGATTCCAACTCTATCTTTACAACCTACAAACAACACTGATAGAGCACCACGACGATTTATTGAACGTCGTCGTGAGCAAGGCCACCAAGGTGTGTTCGAGCAATACTTTTCAGACGAGCCAATATACACTCCTGAAGTTTTTCGAAAAAGGTTTCGTATGCGAAAGCCATTATTCGAAAGAATAATGAACAAACTCGTTGCCACAGATAGTTTTTTTCAACAAAAACGTGATGCAACTGGTCATTTAGGTATGTCTTCGATTCAAAAATGTACTGCAGCGATGAGAGTATTGGCATACGGAACAGGAGCAGACTTGCACGACGAATACATTCGAATGAGCGCACAAACTATAAGAAAATCAGTTGAAAAATTCGTGCAAGGTGTAGTTCACAACTTCGGTGGGGAGTACCTCAGAAGGCCAACCGAAGAAGATCTTGCTTGTCTACTGTATGTTGGTGCTCAACGCGGTTTTCCCGGTATGCTTGGTAGtattgattgcatgcattgggaaTGGAAAAATTGCCCTACTGCATGGGCTGGGCAATATACAGGAAGAAGCGGTAAGACAACAATCATCTTGAAAGCAGTCGCATCTCAAGACCTATGGATCTGGCACGCATTTTTTGGAACTCCAGGTTCAAGAAATGATATCAATGTGCTTCACCAATCGCCTGTTTTCAAAGATATATTGGAAGGTCGAGCACCAAAGGTTAGTTATGTGGTAAATGGCCATGAAAAAGATATGGGATATTATCTCACTGATGGTATATATCCTTCATGGGCAGCATTTGTCAAATCTGTTAATGGTCCACAAACTCGAAAACATCAACTGTTTGCTCAACATCAAGAGGCTGCTCGAAAAGATGTTGAGCGTGCATTTGGAGTTTTACAAGCTCGTTTCAATTTTATCAAACGACCATGTCTCATGTGGGATCGTGATATGATGGGAAAAGTAATGCTTGCTTGCATTATTATGCACAATATGATAGTGGAAGACGAGCGGCATACTTACCTAAATTACTGTGATCCAACAGAATTTATGGAAGTTAGAAGGTTCAATAGCCAAAGTGAAGATGTTGAAGCTAATGATGAtcctaattttgaattttccaCGGAACGGATTGCAAGTCTAGCAAGCTATATGAGGAATAGGACACAACTTCGTAACAGGGAAGCTCACAATGCTCTAAAAAATGACTTGATCGAACACATTTGGCAAAAGTTTGGCGATGATAATTAA
- the LOC131017525 gene encoding probable disease resistance protein At1g58602: MSEALLLSVIQKLDINYGDDTKTKEIIKEQMERVIKDMREIVDIVRDKKLEEGRSLNFLVSDLVDMADDALDLCKQHVTYYRDYESIHSWIGEIKKQILKLGDNGVETESNIRSSENVDAVGLEEDVQMLLRKRIIGGEDDLKTILIKGMCGSGKTTLAREIYNHATVIERFEHRAWVSNSTYFTLKELLFKLIQQVDPQNLHTSSLLENMDNRRLRDMLCQHLQGTRYFIVLDDMPKQMHLESFLEALPDEDNRSRLLLTSHTIHKDIDVDNEDVHEMKFLDSEKSWQLFLKTINHGNKLTGEHKFPKSLEHMGKQMLRKCDGLPLAIKEVGKQLAEKKVSTGKEWEQLLESVDFGSTLKLLEPFYHKLDPKLDSCFMYMSFFKQSTTLREEKLREIWVAGGVVSTSNYKSYLDGLINESVIQVQDKRTAYRMNALLHMLSIQKAEEKLGLEILRNNENNLPPQSPRHHRVIICSRDKFNYSTDQDKHLVSLFFHGGGYLDTSPSYWKSFEQLKILDFEDFGLKILPESIGTLIELRYLGLRNNYIQELPDSLGCLKKLEVFDIAQNFMVEVPDIVWELCSLRHFYLSNLICRKPLKIDTLPNLETLTYVSVDNWTYELSISNMSTSLKKLGIQELDENSDVSKLFVSLAMVESLKHLILRGYRFRSMPCLDELGIIKRLDTLKLDGLLVRLPRSFPRYLKSLTLVNSCLDEDPMPLLGKLSNLKYLKLRNAYTGQQMVILHSGFPRLKVLFIEELWNLRNVQCGKGAMRWLQRLEIHDCPDLDTLPEEIVSFKFLKEIKMVTTKIIAAKIKNSDLISEIMIVNLNP, translated from the exons ATGTCGGAGGCTCTCCTCTTATCGGTGATACAGAAGCTAGACATTAATTATGGAGATGACACGAAAACAAAGGAGATTATAAAAGAGCAAATGGAAAGGGTAATTAAAGATATGAGAGAGATTGTGGATATTGTGAGGGATAAGAAATTGGAAGAGGGGAGAAGCCTAAATTTTTTGGTATCTGACCTTGTCGACATGGCTGACGATGCTCTCGACCTTTGCAAACAACACGTAACATATTATAGAGACTATGAGTCCATCCATAGTTGGATCGGAGAGATCAAAAAGCAGATACTTAAACTGGGAGATAATGGGGTGGAGACAGAGTCCAACATCAGATCATCAGAAAATGTTGATGCGGTGGGCTTGGAGGAAGATGTGCAAATGCTGCTTCGCAAAAGGATTATTGGTGGGGAAGATGACCTGAAGACTATTCTTATCAAAGGGATGTGTGGTAGTGGAAAGACAACTCTTGCCAGAGAGATATACAATCATGCAACCGTCATTGAGCGATTCGAGCATCGTGCTTGGGTATCTAATTCTACTTACTTCACTCTTAAAGAGCTACTTTTCAAACTAATACAACAGGTAGATCCTCAGAATCTCCATACATCTTCCTTATTGGAGAATATGGACAATCGAAGGCTTCGAGATATGCTTTGTCAACACCTGCAAGGAACGCGATATTTTATAGTTCTCGATGACATGCCCAAACAAATGCACTTGGAGTctttcttggaagctcttccaGATGAAG ACAATAGAAGTAGATTGCTCCTCACAAGTCACACGATCCATAAGGACATAGACGTAGACAACGAAGATGTTCATGAGATGAAATTTTTGGATTCTGAGAAGAGCTGGCAATTGTTCTTGAAAACAATAAACCATGGCAATAAATTGACGGGTGAACACAAATTCCCAAAGTCCTTGGAGCATATGGGAAAACAAATGTTGAGAAAATGTGACGGTCTGCCATTAGCTATAAAAGAGGTGGGAAAGCAGTTAGCAGAAAAGAAAGTCTCAACCGGGAAAGAATGGGAGCAACTTCTTGAATCAGTTGATTTTGGTTCAACACTGAAGTTATTGGAACCATTTTATCATAAATTGGATCCCAAACTTGATTCATGTTTCATGTATATGTCCTTCTTTAAGCAAAGTACAACTTTGAGGGAGGAAAAATTGAGAGAGATTTGGGTTGCTGGAGGAGTGGTTTCAACATCTAACTATAAATCATATTTAGATGGTTTAATCAATGAATCTGTTATTCAAGTCCAGGACAAGCGCACGGCGTATCGCATGAATGCTCTGCTACACATGCTATCCATCCAAAAAGCTGAGGAGAAACTAGGTTTGGAGATCCTAAGGAACAATGAAAATAATCTTCCTCCTCAGAGTCCTCGTCATCATCGTGTTATCATTTGTAGCAGAGACAAGTTCAACTACTCCACGGATCAAGATAAACATCttgtttctctcttcttccatggaGGTGGCTACTTGGACACTAGTCCGTCTTATTGGAAGAGCTTTGAACAACTTAAGATACTTGACTTTGAAGATTTTGGGTTGAAGATTTTACCGGAAAGTATTGGCACATTGATTGAATTACGATACTTGGGATTGAGAAACAATTACATACAAGAGCTCCCAGACTCGTTGGGGTGCTTGAAAAAGCTTGAGGTTTTTGACATAGCTCAAAACTTTATGGTGGAGGTGCCAGATATTGTATGGGAATTGTGTAGCCTTCGCCACTTCTACTTATCTAATTTGATTTGCAGGAAGCCTTTGAAGATAGACACGCTACCTAACCTGGAGACCTTAACCTACGTCTCGGTTGATAATTGGACATATGAGCTCTCGATCTCAAATATGTCTACTTCTCTTAAGAAATTGGGCATACAAGAATTGGATGAAAACTCAGATGTAAGCAAGCTCTTTGTGTCATTGGCTATGGTGGAGAGTCTTAAACACCTAATCTTAAGAGGGTATCGTTTCAGAAGCATGCCTTGTTTGGACGAGCTTGGTATTATAAAGAGGCTCGATACACTCAAATTGGATGGACTCCTTGTTAGGCTTCCAAGAAGTTTCCCTCGATATCTTAAATCATTGACGTTGGTTAATAGTTGTCTTGATGAAGATCCCATGCCACTACTAGGAAAGTTGTCCAATCTAAAATACCTCAAATTGCGGAACGCATACACTGGTCAACAAATGGTGATCTTGCACAGCGGCTTCCCTCGTCTCAAAGTCTTGTTCATCGAAGAGTTGTGGAATCTGAGAAATGTACAATGTGGAAAAGGTGCAATGCGTTGGCTCCAGAGATTAGAAATCCACGATTGTCCAGATCTGGATACCCTCCCGGAAGAGATTGTGTCGTTCAAATTTTTGAAGGAGATAAAGATGGTGACAACCAAAATCATTGCAGCAAAGATCAAGAATTCTGACTTAATCTCCGAAATAATGATTGTGAATCTCAATCCATGA
- the LOC131017575 gene encoding GDSL esterase/lipase At5g33370-like: MASLLSSPFACALLSLIVLSIATTMVPRVEGRAFFVFGDSLVDNGNNNYLLTSARADSPPYGIDYPTHRPTGRFSNGLNIPDLISEHLGMEPTQPYLSPFLRGQKLLVGANFASAGVGILNDTGIQFLNIIRIGKQLEYFQQYQTRVANIIGPVQTTTLVNQALVLITLGGNDFVNNYYLVPFSARSRQFSLPDYVRYLISEYRKVLHKLYDLGARRVLVTGTGPLGCVPAELAQRSRTGECSAELMRAAGLFNPQLVQMLDSLNSEIGTHVFVAANTQQMHMDFISDPQAFGFVTSKIACCGQGPYNGIGLCTTLSNLCPNRDLYAFWDPFHPSERANRIIVQQILSGDTNYMKPMNLSTILALDSRT, from the exons atgGCAAGCTTGCTCTCCTCTCCCTTTGCATGTGCACTTCTTAGCCTAATTGTGCTCTCAATAGCTACCACTATGGTGCCTCGAGTCGAGGGCCGGGCCTTCTTCGTGTTCGGAGACTCGCTCGTGGACAATGGCAACAACAACTACCTTCTAACGAGTGCCAGGGCCGACTCCCCCCCTTATGGCATCGACTATCCAACTCATCGCCCTACTGGCCGGTTCTCCAACGGCCTCAACATCCCCGATCTCATTA GTGAACATCTTGGAATGGAGCCTACACAGCCATACTTGAGTCCATTTCTTAGAGGGCAGAAGCTTCTTGTTGGGGCCAATTTTGCTTCAGCGGGAGTTGGAATCCTTAATGACACTGGAATTCAGTTT CTAAACATCATTCGTATTGGGAAACAACTCGAGTATTTCCAACAGTATCAGACACGTGTCGCCAACATCATCGGACCGGTTCAAACGACAACACTAGTCAACCAAGCTCTGGTCCTCATCACTCTCGGAGGCAACGATTTCGTCAACAATTACTATCTAGTCCCATTTTCCGCGAGATCCAGACAATTTTCCCTACCGGACTATGTTAGATACCTCATCTCCGAGTACCGCAAAGTTTTGCAT AAGCTGTATGACTTGGGAGCTAGGAGGGTTCTAGTGACCGGGACGGGCCCACTCGGGTGCGTCCCGGCTGAGCTGGCACAGCGCAGCCGGACCGGAGAATGCTCGGCGGAGCTGATGAGGGCGGCGGGGCTATTCAACCCGCAGCTGGTTCAGATGCTGGACAGCCTCAACAGTGAAATAGGGACTCATGTGTTCGTTGCGGCTAACACACAACAAATGCATATGGACTTCATTTCTGATCCTCAAGCCTTCG gATTTGTGACGTCGAAAATCGCGTGTTGTGGGCAAGGCCCATACAACGGAATTGGGCTTTGCACGACCCTATCTAACTTGTGCCCAAACAGAGATTTGTATGCATTTTGGGACCCATTCCACCCATCAGAAAGGGCCAACAGAATTATAGTCCAACAAATTTTGAGTGGTGATACCAATTATATGAAGCCCATGAATCTAAGCACCATCTTGGCTTTGGACTCAAGGACCTAA